A single genomic interval of Hoplias malabaricus isolate fHopMal1 chromosome 7, fHopMal1.hap1, whole genome shotgun sequence harbors:
- the LOC136701835 gene encoding E3 ubiquitin-protein ligase TRIM63-like: MRITNERFDGKTQHWSRFEGNRLRITDIAKACTTEWTEVAYESMVHFTIHTEGVATMLRAIDFTTGEDGEDDYDLDEGPDNQACLPGTVLEPRKD; this comes from the exons atgaggattactaacgAACGGTTTGATGGAAAGACTCAACATTGGTCTCGTTTTGAAGGGAACAGGCTAAG AATCACAGACATTGCCAAAGCATGTACCACGGAATGGACAGAGGTGGCCTATGAGAGCATGGTGCATTTCACCATTCATACAGAAGGGGTGGCCACCATGCTGAGAGCCATTGACTTCACCACAG GTGAGGATGGGGAAGACGATTATGATCTGGATGAAGGACCTGACAACCAAGCCTGTCTTCCTGGTACCGTATTAGAACCAAGGAAAGACTAG
- the LOC136701834 gene encoding tripartite motif-containing protein 54-like, protein MNFALGVKTLMGESSSTENIEKQLICPICLEMFTKPIVILPCQHNLCRKCASDVFQASNPLWQSRGPVSVSAGGRFRCPSCRHEIVLDRHGVYGLRRNLLVENIIDIYKQESTRSLPKAEQQQQLLMCEEHAEEKINIYCLTCETPTCSMCKVFGVHKDCDVAPLQTIYKRKKNELREGIAVLVTGNDRVQALISQMEDICRTIEENGRKQKQQLCDKFDTLYTILDERKKELIDSIIREQDLKLCHVRSLIRHHGDHLEVAVKLVETAIQSMEEPQMAAFLQSAKEVFKK, encoded by the exons ATGAACTTCGCGTTGGGTGTGAAGACACTGATGGGGGAATCCAGCTCCACGGAGAACATAGAGAAACAGCTTATCTGCCCTATCTGTCTGGAGATGTTCACTAAGCCTATCGTGATCTTGCCATGCCAGCACAATCTCTGCAGAAAATGTGCCAGTGATGTCTTCCAG GCCTCCAACCCTCTCTGGCAAAGCCGCGGTCCTGTCTCAGTGTCGGCAGGGGGTCGATTCCGCTGTCCATCTTGTCGGCATGAGATAGTGCTGGACCGTCACGGAGTCTATGGCCTTCGGAGAAACCTCCTTGTGGAGAACATCATCGATATCTACAAACAAGAGTCCACTAG GTCACTCCCCAAAGCAGAGCAGCAGCAACAGCTGCTGATGTGTGAGGAACATGCAGAGGAAAAGATCAACATCTACTGCCTCACATGTGAAACACCCACTTGCTCCATGTGCAAAGTGTTTGGTGTACACAAGGACTGTGATGTGGCCCCACTACAGACAATCTACAAAAGGAAAAAG AATGAGCTTAGGGAAGGcattgctgtcttggtcaccgGAAATGACAGAGTCCAGGCCCTGATCTCACAGATGGAGGACATTTGCAGGACTATTGAA GAGAATGGCCGGAAGCAAAAGCAACAGCTGTGCGACAAATTTGACACACTCTACACCATTTTGGATGAACGTAAAAAAGAGCTGATAGACAGTATCATCCGTGAACAGGACCTAAAACTCTGCCATGTCCGCTCCCTCATTCGACACCACGGAGACCACCTGGAGGTGGCTGTCAAACTGGTAGAAACTGCCATTCAGTCCATGGAAGAGCCACAGATGGCTGCGTTTCTTCAG AGTGCAAAAGAAGTCTTTAAAAAGTAA